Below is a genomic region from Mycolicibacter hiberniae.
GGCGATCATGGTCGGGACGGCGATGATGCCCGCCCACGCCGACATCTTGCGCATGTCGGTGTTCTGCTGCATGCCCACCCGCGCGAGCGCGGCCTGCACCAGCGAGCTGAGCAACTCGTTGTAGCCGGCGATCTGTTCGGCTGCGCGCGTCTGATGGTCGGCGACGTCGCGCAGATACCGCCGTACCTCCTTGGAGATCAGGTCCCGGCACTCGTTCTGCATCCGCTCAAACGGCCCGGACAGCGGCGCCACCGCCCGCCGCAGTTCGACCACTTCGCGTTTGATCTGGTAAATCGGTTCGACATCGGTACGGGTGCCGGGTGCGAACGCGGCCTCCTCGATCAGGTCGATGTCGCTCTCCATGCGGGCGGTCACCTCGACATAGCGGTCCACCACGTAGTCGGCGATGGCGTGCATCACCGCAAACGGCCCCAGTCGCATCTGCTCGGGATCGGCTTCCATCCGCCTGCGCACGTCGGTCAGGCTGCTGTGTTCGCCGTGCCGGACGGTGACCACAAAGTTTTTGCCGACAAACATCATGATCTCGCCCGTCTCGACGATCTCCCGGGGCACCACCGCCGATTCGTGCGCGACGTAGTTGACGGTCTTGAGCGCCAGGAACAGGCTGTCGTCGTAGCGCTCCAGCTTCGGCCGCTGGTGTGCCTGAACGGCGTCCTCGACCGACAGTGGGTGCAGTTCGAAGGTCGCGGCCACGCCCTGCATCTGGGCCTGGCCCGGCTCATGCAGACCGACCCACACGAACGCTTCGCGCCCGTCGGCCTCGATTTCGCGCACCTTGGCCCGAGCGCCCGCGGGGGTGAACCGGCCCGGGATTCGCTTGCCGTCGGCATAAACACCGCAGTCCACCAGCACTCGAGGTGTCGGGTCGTGCGACGCCGTCATGGTGGCTCTCCCTCCGGCGCAGGTGCCGGTCAAATGCTACGCGTCCGGCGTCGACCTGCGCGGTGAGCGGGGTTCATCGGCAGGGTCCCGGAGTTTCGGCGACGGCGCCGGTGCGCTAGTTTCGACCCGGACCAAAGCCCAGACCAGCCGAACGTTCGAGGAGCGCTTGACGTGAGCACAACCCCACTCAAGGTCGCCGTCACCGGCGCCGCCGGCCAGATCGGCTACAGCCTGCTTTTCCGCCTGGCCAGTGGCTCGCTGCTGGGCCCCGACCGGCCGATCGAACTGCGCCTGCTGGAGATCGAGCCGGCGCTCAAGGCGCTTGAGGGCGTCGTCATGGAGCTCGACGACTGTGCGTTCCCGTTGCTGTCGGGTGTGCAGATCGGCTCGGACGCGAACAAGATCTTCGACGGCGCCAATCTGGCGCTGCTGGTGGGCGCGCGCCCGCGTGGACCGGGCATGGAGCGCAGCGACCTGCTGGAGGCCAACGGCGCGATCTTCACCGCGCAGGGCAAGGCGCTCAACGCGGTTGCGGCTTCCGACATCCGGGTCGGGGTGACGGGCAACCCGGCCAACACCAACGCGCTGATCGCGATGACCAACGCGCCCGACATCCCCAAGGAGCGCTTCTCGGCGCTGACCCGTCTGGACCACAACCGGGCAATCTCGCAGTTGGCCGCCAAGACCGGGGCCAAGGTCACCGACGTCAAGAAGATGACGATCTGGGGTAACCACTCGGCGAGCCAGTACCCCGACATCTTCCACGCCGAGGTCGGCGGGCGTAATGCCGCCGAGGTCGTCGGCGACCAGGCCTGGATCGAGAACGACTTCATTCCCACCGTCGCCAAGCGCGGTGCGGCGATCATCGACGCGCGCGG
It encodes:
- the corA gene encoding magnesium/cobalt transporter CorA; this encodes MTASHDPTPRVLVDCGVYADGKRIPGRFTPAGARAKVREIEADGREAFVWVGLHEPGQAQMQGVAATFELHPLSVEDAVQAHQRPKLERYDDSLFLALKTVNYVAHESAVVPREIVETGEIMMFVGKNFVVTVRHGEHSSLTDVRRRMEADPEQMRLGPFAVMHAIADYVVDRYVEVTARMESDIDLIEEAAFAPGTRTDVEPIYQIKREVVELRRAVAPLSGPFERMQNECRDLISKEVRRYLRDVADHQTRAAEQIAGYNELLSSLVQAALARVGMQQNTDMRKMSAWAGIIAVPTMIAGIYGMNFDYMPALHWAFSYPIVVAGMCVISAVLYRAFRRNGWL
- a CDS encoding malate dehydrogenase encodes the protein MSTTPLKVAVTGAAGQIGYSLLFRLASGSLLGPDRPIELRLLEIEPALKALEGVVMELDDCAFPLLSGVQIGSDANKIFDGANLALLVGARPRGPGMERSDLLEANGAIFTAQGKALNAVAASDIRVGVTGNPANTNALIAMTNAPDIPKERFSALTRLDHNRAISQLAAKTGAKVTDVKKMTIWGNHSASQYPDIFHAEVGGRNAAEVVGDQAWIENDFIPTVAKRGAAIIDARGASSAASAASATVDAARDWLLGSPDGDWVSMAVVSDGSYGVPEGLISSFPVTTSGGDWSIVQGLEIDDFSRSRIDASTAELADEREAVTSLGLI